In the genome of Nakaseomyces glabratus chromosome K, complete sequence, the window CAGAGAATATATTTGCCATGAAGGTACCTCAACATGAGAAGTTCACGGTCAAGATCTCTTTGCCTGATAAGTATCCAGCAACTGAACCGCCCCATGTCCTCGAAGTTTCTGTGGCTCAAGGAGATTACGACTCAAAGTATCTCACGACACTGTTTCAAGAAGTCATGGATTCCATGTTTCACCAGGGTTCTGTTTGCCTGTTCGATTTCTTCACTGAATTGGATGGTGTGCTatatgatgatgaagaggaaTCGTCTATGGATGCCGCTGAAGTAGTAGATAATTCTGCTTTAGTTCCCGTGGATCCATTTGAAGGCTGGACTGCGTCGGATCCTATCAGTGACCGTGGGTCAACATTTATGGCGTTTGCAGCTCATGTAAATTCCGAGGAGGAGGCATTCCAAATGCTTGATCATTTGAAGACCGATTCTAAGATGAGGAGGGCTAACCATGCCATGTGTGCCTGGAGAATTAAGAAACAAACAGATAGTAACGATATCATCTACCAGGATTGTGACGACGACGGAGAAACCGCAGCAGGATCCCGAATGCTACATTTAGTGACTATCATGGATGTGTGGAATGTTATCGTTGTAGTAGCTCGTTGGTTTGGTGGTGTACATATTGGTCCAGATAGGTTCAAACACATCAACTCAACGGCAAGAGAGGCAATCCTGCGGGCAGGCTTTACACCagccaaaaaataataaatattgcTTATCATTACAcattaaaaatgaaaaaaacaACCTATAGACTTTTGTTATAATTGCCAACTATTAATAAAACTAATGCATGCAAATAATGGCGTTTGCAATCGCAAAACTTTACCCGTTAGCCCAACTGTACTCTCAGCCGTATTACTATAGCTGCCCACGACAGTAATCACGCTCaaatttatatacttttagattttgaaaaattttgaaaaaaaaaaatttgcgatgagctgagctcatcgcttcAATATAACTGTAAGTAATAGAATGAAAATAGATAAATTTCTCCTGCTTTTAACTAGTATTTAGTAGGGATCAATTGTGCTTTAAGGATTATTGGACCACAGAGACTGAACTAAGATGAAGTCCGatttcaagttttccaATTTGCTTGGGACAGTGTATAGGCAAGGTAATGTGCAGTTCTCCCATGATGGGAATATGCTTTTGTCTCCAGTGGGCAACCGTATTTCTGTGTTTGATCTAGTCAATAATAAATCATTTACATTTGCTTATGAGCATAGGAAAAACATAGCAACATTCGATGTTAATAAACAAGGTACTTTGTTGTTGTCAGTTGACACAGATGGTAGAGCAATCTTGGTTAATTTCAAGACTAGAAATGTGTTACAtcatttcaattttaaagATAAGTGCTACAGTGTAAAATTTAGTCCGGATGGCAGATATTTCGCTTTAGCTGTTGGCAGGTTTTTACAGATATGGAAGACACCTGATGTCTCGCAGGACAGGCAATTTGCACCATTCGTGCGCTACAGAGTTCATGCAGGGCATTTTCAAGATATTACATCATTCACATGGTCCCATGATTCTAGGTTCCTGCTAACAACTTCGAAGGATTTGACCTCCAGAGTTTGGTCTATTAATTCCGAAGATAAGGAACTGGTCGCCACCACTCTAGCTGGCCATAGAGACTATGTATTAGGTGCCTACTTTAATTCAACACAAGAGAAAATCTACACAATAAGTAAAGATGGTGCTGTATTCACATGGGAATACATTTCAAAGGCACAAAAGGAAGGTctggatgaagaagatttagaggatgaagatttatcaaaattgaGCTGgagaattacaaaaaagaatttcTTTTACGCAAATCAAGCTAAGGTAAAGTGCTGCACATTTCATATTAATAGCAATTTACTAATTGTAGGGTTTTCTAATGGTGAATTTCGACTATACGAAATGCCAGAATTTGTGATGGTCCAACAACTCTCTATGGGACAAAACCCAGTCAATACTGTATCTGTAAATAACTCTGGTGAATGGTTAGCTTTTGGTTCGAGCAAATTAGGTCAGTTGTTAGTATATGAATGGCAATCAGAATCATACATCTTAAAACAACAGGGTCATTTTGATGCAACTAATAGTTTAACATACTCACCAGATGGATCCAGAGTTGTTACTGCTGCTGAGGATGGTAAAATCAAGGTATGGGATGTTGCGTCAGGGTTTTGTCTGGCCACATTTGAAGAGCATACATCGGCTGTTACTGCTGTGCAATTTGCCAAGAAAGGTCAAGTGCTATTTTCTGCATCTTTAGATGGTACAGTTCGTGCATGGGATCTAATAAGATACAGAAATTTCAGA includes:
- the YIH1 gene encoding Yih1p (CAGL0K09262g~Ortholog(s) have actin monomer binding, protein kinase inhibitor activity, ribosome binding activity, role in negative regulation of protein phosphorylation and cytoplasm, nucleus, polysome, ribosome localization) is translated as MDELVVEELESLEAIYPDLLKRDDAENIFAMKVPQHEKFTVKISLPDKYPATEPPHVLEVSVAQGDYDSKYLTTLFQEVMDSMFHQGSVCLFDFFTELDGVLYDDEEESSMDAAEVVDNSALVPVDPFEGWTASDPISDRGSTFMAFAAHVNSEEEAFQMLDHLKTDSKMRRANHAMCAWRIKKQTDSNDIIYQDCDDDGETAAGSRMLHLVTIMDVWNVIVVVARWFGGVHIGPDRFKHINSTAREAILRAGFTPAKK